The following coding sequences are from one Anabas testudineus chromosome 16, fAnaTes1.2, whole genome shotgun sequence window:
- the LOC113169051 gene encoding free fatty acid receptor 2-like, giving the protein MHEVTSGMIWTLPFLLCSITAFIYFSTIYTSSLLLMAVSVVRYIGVAFPITYHQLRKPVYAIVISAVIWIISSAHCSITVIIQQLPSLTNKNSCVCYGNFTERQLKVLLPVRLELFFVLCLVPLLICVYCYLGSIWILFTRPRISQMQKQKAIGMALGTLAVFLICVVPYNVSHVVGYIEGMSPPWRDYALLLSAFNTCIDPIIFYFSSSTFQCRSTKFILRRKRPPAAGLQMQSKNVSQV; this is encoded by the coding sequence ATGCATGAAGTAACTTCTGGTATGATATGGACTCTGCCCTTCTTACTGTGTTCCATCACAGCTTTTATCTACTTCTCCACAATCTACACCAGCTCCTTGCTGCTGATGGCAGTCAGTGTGGTACGCTATATTGGAGTAGCTTTTCCTATCACCTATCATCAGCTACGCAAACCTGTGTATGCAATAGTGATCAGTGCTGTTATCTGGATAATTTCATCTGcacactgcagcatcactgtcatcatCCAGCAACTGCCATCACTGACCAATAAAAACTCTTGTGTTTGCTATGGGAACTTCACAGAGAGGCAGTTGAAGGTCCTACTACCAGTACGTTTGgagcttttctttgttctgtgcCTAGTACCTCTTCTAATTTGTGTTTACTGCTACTTGGGCAGCATCTGGATTCTATTCACTCGTCCAAGAATATCCCAGATGCAGAAGCAGAAGGCCATCGGCATGGCCTTGGGGACTCTGGCTGTCTTCCTCATTTGTGTGGTACCATACAATGTCTCTCATGTAGTGGGTTACATCGAGGGTATGAGCCCACCATGGAGGGACTACGCCTTGCTACTTAGCGCTTTCAACACTTGTATCGATCCCATCATCTTctatttttcctcctccaccttccagTGCAGGAGTACAAAGTTCATTTTGAGGAGGAAAAGACCCCCTGCTGCAGGATTACAAATGCAGTCCAAAAACGTCAGTCAagtttaa
- the LOC113169052 gene encoding free fatty acid receptor 2-like: MELPVKSEVILSVYIISFLIGLPANLFALYAFSVKIYSKPLPTDILLLNLTVSDLLFLIILPLKMHEAASNMIWTLPYFLCTVTSLTFFSTIYTSSLLLMAVSVVRFIGVAYPIAYHQLLKPVYAIVISAVIWIISTAHCSITVIVQELPSLANKNSCVCYGNFTERQLKVLLPVRLELFFVLCLVPLLTCVYCYLRSIWILFTRPRISQMQKQKAIGMALGTLAVFLICEVPYNVSHVVGYFEGMSPPWRDYALLLSTFNTCIDPIIFYFSSSTFQCRSEKFIFRRQRPPAAGLQMQSKNVSKV; this comes from the coding sequence ATGGAACTACCTGTGAAGAGTGAAGTGATTCTCTCAGTTTATATCATTTCCTTCCTGATAGGACTACCAGCCAACCTCTTCGCTCTCTACGCCTTCAGTGTCAAGATTTACTCAAAGCCACTTCCAACAGACATCCTACTGCTCAATCTCACTGTCTCTGACCTGCTCTTCTTGATCATCCTTCCTCTCAAGATGCATGAAGCAGCTTCCAACATGATATGGACTCTGCCCTACTTCCTGTGCACCGTCACCTCTCTTACCTTCTTCTCCACAATCTACACCAGCTCCTTGCTGCTGATGGCAGTCAGTGTGGTACGCTTTATTGGAGTAGCTTATCCTATTGCCTATCATCAGCTACTCAAGCCTGTGTATGCGATAGTGATCAGTGCTGTTATCTGGATAATTTCAACAGcacactgcagcatcactgtcatCGTCCAGGAACTCCCATCACTGGCCAACAAAAACTCTTGTGTTTGCTATGGGAACTTCACAGAGAGGCAGTTGAAGGTCCTACTCCCAGTACGTTTGGAGCTTTTCTTTGTTCTATGCCTAGTACCTCTTCTAACTTGTGTTTACTGCTACTTGAGAAGCATTTGGATTCTATTCACTCGTCCAAGAATATCCCAGATGCAGAAGCAGAAGGCCATCGGCATGGCCTTGGGGACTCTGGCTGTCTTCCTCATTTGTGAGGTACCATACAATGTCTCTCATGTAGTGGGTTACTTCGAAGGTATGAGCCCACCATGGAGGGACTACGCCTTGCTACTTAGCACCTTCAACACCTGTATTGATCCCATCATCTTctatttttcctcctccaccttccagTGCAGGAGTGAAAAGTTCATTTTCAGGAGACAAAGACCCCCTGCTGCAGGATTACAAATGCAGTCCAAAAATGTCAGTAAAGTTTAA